TCAAGACGTTCGCGCAGCTCGTGCCGGGGGAGATACCGGCCTCCCGGGGCGAGTTCGCCGAACGGCACGTTCGCCGCACCCGGGATGTGCCCGGCCAGCGGGTCGATCGGCTCGCTGCGGCCCGCGTAGCGCTCCGGCGCGCGCGCGTCCACCAGCCGCGGGCGAGTGCGTTCCAGCTCGGCCGCGTCCGCGGTGTCGCCGCCGCGCGGGCTCGCGGCGAAATCGCCGGGATCGAGGTGCTCTTCGCCTTCCACGAACTCACCTCCGGCGGCGCGCCAAGCGGCCGCGCCGCCATCCAGTACCGCCACGCTGTCGAGGCCGAAGTGACGGAGCAGCCACCACAGGCGCGCCGCGCCGCCCTCACCCGCCTCGTCGTAGGCCACCACGCGGGTGTCGTTCGAGATGCCCGCGGCCCGTGCGGCGCTCTCGAAGCGATCCATCGCCGGCAGCGGGTGACGGCCGCGGGGGCCCGGCGGGTCCGACAGGTCGCTGTCCAGATCGAGGAAGGCGGCGCCGGGAATGTGTCCCTCCGTGTAGGCCGCGCGCCCCGCGCCTGGTTGGCCAAGCTTCCAGCGGCAATCCACGACGCGCACGCCCGGGTCGGTCAGCTCGCGCTGCAACCAGTCCAGATCCACGAGTGGCCCGAAGCTCATCTGCCGCCATCATTGCGCGAGATGAGGGCGATGGTGCTCGACATGCCAGGCACGCCCCTCCAGCTGAGGGACGTGCCCGTGCCCGAGCCGGGCCGTGGCGAGCTGCTCATCCGCGTGGACGTCTGCGGGGTATGCCGCACCGACCTGCACGTGGTGGACGGTGAGCTGCCGGACCCGAAGCTGCCCCTGATCCCCGGGCATCAGATCGTGGGACGAGTGGCCTCGCTGGGGGAGGGCTGCACGCTCCACGCCGAGGGCGACCGCGTGGGGGTTCCGTGGCTCGGCGCCACCGACGGCACGTGCCGCTACTGCCTAAGGGGCCGCGAGAACCTCTGCGACAACGCCCGCTTCACGGGCTATCAGCTCGACGGCGGCTACGCCGAGTGGGCGGTGGCGCGCGAGGACTTCTGCTTCGCGATCCCGGTGGGATATCCGGATCTACAGGCGGCGCCACTCCTGTGCGCGGGCCTGATCGGGTGGCGCTCGCTGCGAATGACCGGCGACGCCGAGCGCCTCGGCCTCTACGGCTTCGGAGCGTCCGCCCACATCATCTGCCAGGTGGCGGCCCACCAGGGGCGGCGCGTGTTCGCCTTCACCCGCGAGGGCGATGACGCCGCACGGGCTCTCGCGCTCGAACTGGGCGCCGAGTGGGCGGGCGACTCGATGGCGCCCGGCCCGGAGGAGCTCGACGCCGCCATCATCTTCGCGCCCGTCGGCACCCTCGTGCCGGCGGCGCTCAGGGCAAGCGCAAAGGGCGCCACGGTCGTCTGCGCCGGCATCCACATGAGCGACATCCCAACCTTCCCCTACGAGATCCTCTGGGGCGAACGCAACGTGCAGTCAGTGGCGAACCTCACCCGCCAGGACGGCATCGAGTTCATGCACTTGGCGCCGAAGGTGCCGGTGAAAACGGAGGTTGAGGCTTTTTCGCTGGAGCAGGCGACCGAGGCGCTGGCAAAGCTGCGCCGCGGCGATGTGGTGGGCGCGGTTGCGCTGGTGACTGGTGACCAGTGACCGGCCTGCGCCCTAGGCGGCGCGCCGGTACGTGCGCGCCTGCTGCCGGCGAAGCTCGCCCCGCCTGAATCCCTCGAGCGCCTCCGCCGTGGCCCGGTAGGCCTGCCCCGACACCGCCATCCCGCAATGGCTCGCCTGGATCTCCACGTGCTCAGCGGCGGGGTCGAGGCATGAGTGCCAGTCGACGATTCCATCGCTGCGCGAGTAGATGGACACGTAGCCCACGCCATTGGGGAAGTCCGCGTGCATGTCCTCCCAGAAGCTCTCGCAGCAGCGGCCGTTGCGGCATGAGTGCCTGAACAGCCCAGGCGCGCCGAGCGTGCCGAGCGCGCCCACGGCGAGCACCGGCAGGGCCACCAGCGGATGCACGGCCAGCGGATCGAGCTGGGGCGAGCCGAGCGTGACGATCCCGGACACCAGGTCGGGCCGGCGGATCGCGATCACCTTCGCGAAATTGCCGCCGCGGCTCTGGCCGACGATCGCCACCTTCTGCTCGCAACACTCCGCCATCACCTCGACCCGCTCCTCGAGGCGCGCGACGGCCGCCTCGGAGCAGTCGATGTTCGAGCGGATCCCGGCCTTGCGCGTGTGGTGGCCGGTGCGGCGCAGCCACTGGGTCATGAGGCCGAGAGAGTCGTCGCCGGCGAGGAAACCGGGGATCAGCATCACGGGCTGCCCCGCCGCGTCCGTCACGCCCTCGCCCTTGAAGACCGGGTCCCTGAGCAGAGAAGCGACCTCCAGTCCCAGTCGGCCCTCACGCCAAATTGGCGGCGCTGCAAAAGGTGACGGCACTCTCATCCAGCCTGAGGCTCCCCCGAAAAACGTCTGGTCTAACCGAAAACCGTCGCGCACCCTATCGGGGGGATCGGCGGGAAGCGGCCCCGATCCGTAGCATGCCGCCGCATGCGAGCGGTCACGGTGGAAGACGGAAACCTGCGTGTGGACGAGCGGCCGGACCCCAAACCGGGGAAGGGCGAGATACTCGTTTCTGTGCGCGCGGCCGGCCTGAACGGGGCAGACATGATGCAGCGGAAAGGCCGCTATCCGGCGCCGCCCGGTTCACCTCCTGACATTCTCGGCCTGGAGCTGGCCGGGGAGGTGGCGGCGCTCGGCGACGGCGTGACCCGCTTCAAGGAGGGCGACCGCGTGATGGCCATCGTCGGCGGGGGCGGTCAGGCTGAGCTGGCCGTTCTCCACGAGCGCGTGGCGATGCCGGTGCCCGAGTCGCTCGACTGGCCGTCCGCGGGAGGCACGCCGGAGGTCTTCACGACTGCGCACGACGCCCTCTTCACGCAGGCCCGTCTCCAGGCGGGCGAGCGCCTGCTCGTGCACGGCGCCGCGGGCGGCGTGGGCACGGCCGCGGTCCAGCTCGGCCGCGCGGCCGGCGCGCGCGTGACGGCCACGGTGCGCAACGAGTCACACCGCGGCAAGGTGGCGGAACTCGGCGCCGAGGTGATCCCGCCGGAGGGGTTCGAGGAGCATGGCCCGTTCGACGTGATCCTCGAGCTGGTCGGCGCGCCGAACCTGCCGGGGAACCTTCAGTCGCTCGCCACGCTCGGCCGCATCGTGATCATCGGCATCGGCGCCGGGGCCAAGGCGGAGATCCACCTTGCGGCTCTGATGGGCACGCGCGGCAGCATCCGCGGCTCGACCCTCCGCGCCCGCCCACTCGAGGAGAAGGCGGCCGCGATGCGCGCGATGGAGCGCCATGTGCTGCCGCTGTTCGACGCCGGCGAGCTCACCGTCCCGATCGCAGGGGCCTTCCCGCTGGAAGAGGCAGAGAAGGCCTACGAGCGCTTCGAGCAGGGCGGAAAGCTCGGCAAGATCGTGCTCGTAATCGGCTAGGAGCCGGTGGTCAGCAGCTTGGCGGCCTCAACCCGTTCGAGGCCGTCCAGCACCGCCCCAAGCTGGTACGAGATGATCCGAGCGCGGTTGATCTCACTGCGCGTCCAGGGCCGCTCCACCGCGCTGTAGGCCTCGAGCAGGCCGAGGCGTTCGTCGCGGCACACCACCGGCACCATGAGCAGCGACTCGTAGCCGAGCCGGCCGAGCAGCGCGAGCTCGCCCAGGTCCGCCCCCGGGTCGGACACGAGCACCTGCATGGCCTCGCCGGTGTTCAGCACGTGCGCCGTGGACGGGTAGTTCGCGAGGTTGTAGCGCGTGGCCGGCTCCTCCGAGGTGCTGTCCACCATGGTTTCCACCGCGCCCAGGTCACGCAGCCAGCGGGAGAGGCACACCGCGTCGGCGCCGAGCTCCACTCCGATCAGCGGGAACAAGTCCACGAGCTCGTCGAACGAGTTGATCTTCGACAGCCGCGCGCTCACGTACTCGAGCCGCTGGTCCCCGCTTTCGGGGAGCTCGTCCCCGCAGCTCGTGTCGCCCTGGCTGCGCAGGCTCGAGCGCAGCAGAGTCTCAGACACCGAGCTCGCCACGCTGCCCCAGTCGGGCGACGGCCGCGCCAGCACGTATCCCTGCCCATAGGTCACGTCGAGATCCGCGAGGAGCTTGAGCTCCTCCATCGTCTCGATTCCCTCCGCGCACACCGACGCTCCGGTGCGGCGCGCGAAGCGCACGAAGGAATCGATCAGCGCCTCCTTGGCGGGATCCTCATGAAGGTTCATCACGAGCGAGCGGTCGAGCTTGATCACGTCGGGCTGAATCCGCATCACCTGCTGCAGCCCTGAGTAGCCCGCGCCCGCGTCGTCAACCGCGATCTTCGCCCCGCGCTCGCGCAGTGAGACGAGCTCCCTCTCGAGGATGTCGAGGTCGTCCGCCAGCTCGTGCTCGGTGATCTCCACCACGAGACCGGTCATGTCCGCGGGCAGGACCGCCTTCACCTCCGCCGAGCCGAGCGTGGTCGGGCTCACGTTGATCGAGAGGAACGTGCCGGGCGGGCGACCCTGCTTCGAGAGCGCGGCGCGGAGGGCGGCGGCCTCGAGCCGGGCGGCAAGACCCACGCGCGCCGCCTGCGCGAACCATGAGTCGGGGCCACGCCCGGGCGGCTCTGGGAAGCGCGACAGCGCCTCGTAGCCGAGGATGCGCCCGGTGGAGAGCGACACGAGCGGCTGGAAGAACGGGATGAGCGGCTGCTCGCGCTCGAGCAGCCCCTCGATCTCCGCGCGCTCCTCCTGGTCCGTCGGCACCGCCACGTTCTCGGCGTCGTAGCGCCGCGTCTGCCCGCGGCCGCTCGCCTTCGCCCAGCGGAGCGCCCCACATGCAAGCTGGTACAGGGTGGCCCCATCACGCGCGTCCTCGGGGTACGAGGCCACGCCGGCAGAGCACGCGATGCGGCGTTCCTTCGTGGATGCGTCGGCCACTGCCTTACGGGCCCGCTCCGCGATCGAGGTGGCGAGCTTGGCGTCGGCACCGGGAATGATCAGCGCGAAGTCGTCTCCTCCGATGCGGGCGAGCAGGTCGGTGGCGCGCATCATCGAGCGGAGCTGATCGGCCACGCGCTGGAGCACCTCGTCGCCGAAGCTGCGGCCATGAGCATCGTTGATCGAGCCGAAGCCGTCGATGTCCAGCACCACGAGGCTCACCGCGGTGTTCTCGCGCTCAGCGCGCTTGAGCTCGATCCCGAGCGACTCGTGGAACTGCTGGTTGTTCGTCACCCCGGTGAGCGGATCGCTCGCCGCGGCGGCCTTCAGCCGCTCACGCTGCTCAGCGACCTTCACGAGGAACGCGTTGAAGCTTCGGGCCGCCTCACGGATCTCGGCGGGGCCCTTCTCATCCGCGCGCGCTGACGCGTCGCCCTCCTGCGCCTTCTTCACCGCGTCCGCGAAGCGCGCGAGCGGCTTTGCCACCGCGCGGTCGATGCCGGCGATGAGCAGCGACACGAGCACGAGCATCACGCCCGCGCCGATGCCGAGCCCCATCAAGAGCGCGCTGCGCGTGGCGCTCGCCACCGGGGCCGCTGACACCACCACGCTCAGCCGCCGATCTCCGCCGAGCGGGTAGCTGTAGAGATGCCCGCTGCCCGCCGGCGAGCCCACCGTCACCTGGGTGCCGGTGGCGCGGCCAGCGTCGGCAGCGGCCAGCGCGAAAGCCTTCGCGCGCTCAGCCCGGCCGTGCGCATGGCGGGTGCGGAGCGCGAGGGTCTGCTGGAAGATCGACTTCGCGGCCGCGGCGCTGTCGTCCAGGCGCTGAGACGCCTCCTGACGAGCCGCGAGCACGCCCGCCACGCTCACGCAAAGCGCGACCACCGCGAGCGCCAAAGCAGTCCGCAACAGCAGTTGCTGGCGGATCGGACGAGACATCGGACCGAGATTGCCTCCGAACACCCTGCGCGCCTATCGACCCGCCGCCCGATTCCCTTTAGAACCTAGATTCGCCTGGCAAAAGCGTCCATTGGGGTTGACCGGCGGGAATGGGGCATGTACAAGACCGCTTGTGGCGACTGGGATGGTCACGGGCGCGGGGAGCGGGCGCCGTGAGGAACTGAAGGCCCAGAACCGCGCGAAATTGCTCGCGGCTGCGCGCAAGGTCTTCGCGGAGAAGGGCCTTGGCGCGGCCACCGCGCGCGACATCGTGCGCGCCACGGATCTCGCGAGCGGCACCTTCTACAACTACTTCGACGACAAGAACGACGTGTTCCGTGCTCTGATCGCCGAGCTGGCGGAGAAGGCGCGCGCGGTGGTGAGCGCTCAGCGCCGGGTCCCGGGGCGCACGGTGGAGGAACGCGTGGAGGGCGCGTACCGCGCGTACTTCGAGCTCGTGCTCGAGGAGCGGGAGCTGTTCCAGGTGCTGCGCCGGAACGCGGGCGTGGTGGGCGTGGTCACGGACGACGAGATCTTCGAGGCCGGCATTCGCGACCTGTTCGTGGACCTCGGAGACTGGACCGAGCGGGGCGACCTGCCGAGCGTGGACCTCGACTACCTCGCCACCGCGATGGTGGGCGCGGGCTTCCAGGTTGCCACCCACATGCTGGACCGCGATCCGCCCGACGTCCACGAGGCGGCGCGTTTCTGCACGCGGCTCTTCATGGGCGGCATCCCGGCCCTCGGCGCGTAGGTTGCGGCGCCTTCTCGTAGGGCTCGGCCTGCTCGCCGCCGTTCTGGTGGCGGGTGTGGCGATCGCCCGCTCGGCTCGCGCGGACCGCCACGGCGCGCGGGTTGAGCACTTCATCGTCCGCAGTCGCTTCGTGCACGCGCGCCTTCGGGAGACCACCGTCACGCCCGGCGGGGCGATCTCCGGGCCGCGGCCGCTGCTCGTGTTCCTCCACGGTCGCGGCATGGGCGAGGACGGCAACCTGAACTCGCAGATGTTCGCCGCGCTCGCACGCCTCGGCTCGCACGCGCCCGACATCGTCTTCCCTGACGGCGGCGATCACTCCTACTGGCACGACCGCCGCGGCGCGGCCTGGGGCCGCTACGTGATGGAGGAGGTGATCCCGCGCGCGATCAGGCGGCTCGGGGCCGACCCCAGGCGTGTGGCCATCGGCGGCATATCGATGGGGGGCTTCGGCGCGTTCGACCTCGCGCGTCTGCACCCTGGACGCTTCTGCGCGGTCGGCGGCCACTCGCCCGCGATCTGGCAGAGCGCGGGGGAGACCGCACCAGGCGCGTTCGACAACGGCGCCGACTTCGCCCGCCACGACATCGTGCGCGTGGCGCGCACCCACCCGAGCGCGTGGGCCGGCAAGCCGCTGTGGCTCGACGCGGGCACGGCCGATCCGTTCGACCCGGGCGACCGCGCCTTCGTCTCAGCGCTCCGCCGCGGCGGCCTCAAGATCACCGTGCACCGCTGGCCGGGCGGCCACACCGGCTCGTACTGGCGCAGCCACTGGGCGAGCTACCTGGGCTTCTACGCGCGGGCGCTGGCGCGCTGCTAGCGAACTGGCAGATTGTGCCGTCGGTATCCGGCGGTGAAATCTGCCACTTCGGGTCTGACCCCGTTATTGCTGCTGCAAGCGTCCGAACTAGTTCAAGCGCTCAACGAGCATCGCCATGCCCTGGCCGCCCGCCACGCACATGGTCTCGAGGCCAATCTGCTTGTCGTCCGACT
The sequence above is a segment of the Thermoleophilaceae bacterium genome. Coding sequences within it:
- a CDS encoding sulfurtransferase — translated: MSFGPLVDLDWLQRELTDPGVRVVDCRWKLGQPGAGRAAYTEGHIPGAAFLDLDSDLSDPPGPRGRHPLPAMDRFESAARAAGISNDTRVVAYDEAGEGGAARLWWLLRHFGLDSVAVLDGGAAAWRAAGGEFVEGEEHLDPGDFAASPRGGDTADAAELERTRPRLVDARAPERYAGRSEPIDPLAGHIPGAANVPFGELAPGGRYLPRHELRERLERAGAGGSEEIVAYCGSGVSACTVVLAAEIAGLPARLYPGSWSEWCARGGEVETGGA
- a CDS encoding zinc-dependent alcohol dehydrogenase family protein; the encoded protein is MRAMVLDMPGTPLQLRDVPVPEPGRGELLIRVDVCGVCRTDLHVVDGELPDPKLPLIPGHQIVGRVASLGEGCTLHAEGDRVGVPWLGATDGTCRYCLRGRENLCDNARFTGYQLDGGYAEWAVAREDFCFAIPVGYPDLQAAPLLCAGLIGWRSLRMTGDAERLGLYGFGASAHIICQVAAHQGRRVFAFTREGDDAARALALELGAEWAGDSMAPGPEELDAAIIFAPVGTLVPAALRASAKGATVVCAGIHMSDIPTFPYEILWGERNVQSVANLTRQDGIEFMHLAPKVPVKTEVEAFSLEQATEALAKLRRGDVVGAVALVTGDQ
- a CDS encoding alpha/beta hydrolase: MTDAAGQPVMLIPGFLAGDDSLGLMTQWLRRTGHHTRKAGIRSNIDCSEAAVARLEERVEVMAECCEQKVAIVGQSRGGNFAKVIAIRRPDLVSGIVTLGSPQLDPLAVHPLVALPVLAVGALGTLGAPGLFRHSCRNGRCCESFWEDMHADFPNGVGYVSIYSRSDGIVDWHSCLDPAAEHVEIQASHCGMAVSGQAYRATAEALEGFRRGELRRQQARTYRRAA
- a CDS encoding NAD(P)H-quinone oxidoreductase, with product MRAVTVEDGNLRVDERPDPKPGKGEILVSVRAAGLNGADMMQRKGRYPAPPGSPPDILGLELAGEVAALGDGVTRFKEGDRVMAIVGGGGQAELAVLHERVAMPVPESLDWPSAGGTPEVFTTAHDALFTQARLQAGERLLVHGAAGGVGTAAVQLGRAAGARVTATVRNESHRGKVAELGAEVIPPEGFEEHGPFDVILELVGAPNLPGNLQSLATLGRIVIIGIGAGAKAEIHLAALMGTRGSIRGSTLRARPLEEKAAAMRAMERHVLPLFDAGELTVPIAGAFPLEEAEKAYERFEQGGKLGKIVLVIG
- a CDS encoding EAL domain-containing protein, translated to MSRPIRQQLLLRTALALAVVALCVSVAGVLAARQEASQRLDDSAAAAKSIFQQTLALRTRHAHGRAERAKAFALAAADAGRATGTQVTVGSPAGSGHLYSYPLGGDRRLSVVVSAAPVASATRSALLMGLGIGAGVMLVLVSLLIAGIDRAVAKPLARFADAVKKAQEGDASARADEKGPAEIREAARSFNAFLVKVAEQRERLKAAAASDPLTGVTNNQQFHESLGIELKRAERENTAVSLVVLDIDGFGSINDAHGRSFGDEVLQRVADQLRSMMRATDLLARIGGDDFALIIPGADAKLATSIAERARKAVADASTKERRIACSAGVASYPEDARDGATLYQLACGALRWAKASGRGQTRRYDAENVAVPTDQEERAEIEGLLEREQPLIPFFQPLVSLSTGRILGYEALSRFPEPPGRGPDSWFAQAARVGLAARLEAAALRAALSKQGRPPGTFLSINVSPTTLGSAEVKAVLPADMTGLVVEITEHELADDLDILERELVSLRERGAKIAVDDAGAGYSGLQQVMRIQPDVIKLDRSLVMNLHEDPAKEALIDSFVRFARRTGASVCAEGIETMEELKLLADLDVTYGQGYVLARPSPDWGSVASSVSETLLRSSLRSQGDTSCGDELPESGDQRLEYVSARLSKINSFDELVDLFPLIGVELGADAVCLSRWLRDLGAVETMVDSTSEEPATRYNLANYPSTAHVLNTGEAMQVLVSDPGADLGELALLGRLGYESLLMVPVVCRDERLGLLEAYSAVERPWTRSEINRARIISYQLGAVLDGLERVEAAKLLTTGS
- a CDS encoding TetR/AcrR family transcriptional regulator, translating into MATGMVTGAGSGRREELKAQNRAKLLAAARKVFAEKGLGAATARDIVRATDLASGTFYNYFDDKNDVFRALIAELAEKARAVVSAQRRVPGRTVEERVEGAYRAYFELVLEERELFQVLRRNAGVVGVVTDDEIFEAGIRDLFVDLGDWTERGDLPSVDLDYLATAMVGAGFQVATHMLDRDPPDVHEAARFCTRLFMGGIPALGA
- a CDS encoding alpha/beta hydrolase-fold protein; its protein translation is MRRLLVGLGLLAAVLVAGVAIARSARADRHGARVEHFIVRSRFVHARLRETTVTPGGAISGPRPLLVFLHGRGMGEDGNLNSQMFAALARLGSHAPDIVFPDGGDHSYWHDRRGAAWGRYVMEEVIPRAIRRLGADPRRVAIGGISMGGFGAFDLARLHPGRFCAVGGHSPAIWQSAGETAPGAFDNGADFARHDIVRVARTHPSAWAGKPLWLDAGTADPFDPGDRAFVSALRRGGLKITVHRWPGGHTGSYWRSHWASYLGFYARALARC